The Sciurus carolinensis chromosome X, mSciCar1.2, whole genome shotgun sequence DNA segment agtggtaactgtagactggtagggtgtggctggaggaggtgggtccctgggggtgtgccttgagATATATATTTGTCCTTGATGAGCAGAGCTctcgctctgcttcctgatcaccatagcttgagctgcttctctccaccatgCTTTCACTCAcctagagccccaaggaatggagcagctgtccatggactgagacctctgaactctgagcccccaaataaaattttcctcctccaattgttcttgtcaggtttttaaGTCACGataacaaaaaagctgactgaaacagaatTTGGTACTTAGAAGTGAGGTCATTGCTGtaactaacctgaccatgtggttcagaaacttttggagcttttttggaatttggtggaaagaattttgaaaagtataatgatgcaagctggaaaagctttagaatattGTAAGTGGaccttaatgggtgattctggtggaagctaagaagaccagaatgctgataggattGTGCACAGTAAAACCAGGCTCCTGTTTCAGAGGAGGATTCTATTGGAAAATGGACTAAAGGCCATTCATATTATGTTTTGGCTAaaaagttgtctgcattttgtcgATGTCCTCAAACTTTCTGTgatgcagaatttttaaaatgtgatgcaCTTCTTAATCTGATGGAAGAAATTTGTAAGCAGCGTAGTGAGTGGCATGGGTATTGttggtggcttttagccaaatttattgtgataatcaggggCAGGAAGCCAAACAGAAAGAGTAGTAAAATTCGGACTTGAAAGGTAAGaataaaactggggctaaggaagtggtagttgttaaagacattaccacATACCACAAAAGAAATGTAGAGACTTTAcccaaagacaaaaagaaagatagCTTGAGGGCATCTAAGAAATTGGTGAGACCACATTCATCTCAAGGTCAACTGtgtaaaaggaaaaattcctttgagaagagaccagtggggcacccttcttgcacatagggacctaggaagttgtttcaccatgggCAATCCTGCAGGCATTCAAAGGCTGCTATTGCCGGGGTCTCTAGAGGCTTTATCACTGCTAGGGATGGTGGCAGTCCTTGGTTGCAACCACCTGGTGCCGGTTTTGCAGGATTGCAGGATGCTGGAATTAGTGGGTCATGGAAGTTCCATTGAGATTttaaaggaaggcctgggaggccaggcaaagtgtagcagggtcagagtccctgcaggcaccCCCTGAGAGGGCAGTGCATAGGGATGTGtgggaggaagctgaagctgcagtggaggaCCCCCAAATTAAGAAATGCTAGTACCTAAGAATGTCTGCCTAGgtaagctgcaggaattgagcagagacaagccaacagagaggccatgtgggctgcaaccagcaagacCATAGGGACAGAGCTACatagccctttggagagaacatcttGATGTCATGTGCTCCAGATGACAGACCTGGACTTTTTTGGTCAgatggatttcagtcttgctttcatcccatcccttctttctatacccctatttctcccttgagaaatggaaatgtttactctgtacctttatataatggatatatgtaacttgcttttgatatttACAGGGGCTCACATttagagtttgccttgagtctcagtggagactttggacttggactccTGGGAAATCTTGGAACTGTTGTGACTGttgggactcttggaaatggactaaatgtattttgcattgtgagatggttgtgagcttctcagggccaggggcagaatgttatggtttacatattagatgttccccaaaagctcatgtgcaagacaatgcaagacagcctagaggtaaaatgattgggttatgagagccttaacccaatccatgaattaatcccctaataggtaACTTAATGGCAGGTAGGGTGTTACTGAAGCAGGTTGgtgcctttagggtatatattttgtccatggtgagtggaatttctttctttttgcctccTAGTGTGATGTCTTGAGCATCTTTTGTCCACCACAccattctgccatgatattctgcctcaccttgagccatgaggaatggaaagaaaggagtcagtcatctatggattgagacctctgaaactgtgagcccccaaataaacttttcctcctagaatttttcttgtcagatctttttgtCATAGcactgaaaaagctgactaaaacatctggCTAAACAGTGCTGCtccttataatatttatttaaaacttggCATATTGAAATGTTCCAAgtatgaaaatgttattttcagggaaaactgTTGATCTGTTTATTTATGTAGataaatgcattgaatttatttgtaatatttcagAGTATCAGaacttcccattttcttttctgtcattaCTAACTTTATAGATATTATTGATATTACAATTATATGAAATCATTTGccctcaaatatttcttcttaatatgggttttaatttttctgtatgttcTAAGTATATGCATAATTTCATTCCCCAACAAATccattgtttttgctttcataTACAGAATTTCTAATCAGAGGCAGATGATGACAATGTAGATCCTGGAACTATCACAAATGCCAGTACACACATGGTGCTTCCTTGGTGATATCAGATGTGTAGCTCTAGCAAAGAGCATCCATGGAAATAGCTGAAGTGTACAAGGCAGGTAGGTGGGGGACCAGATGCCAGCTTCTAAaaacataatggaatgaaaacaCAAGAGACAGTTGTCATATGAATTGAGCAATATAATTCAAATGGATATGGCAGAACAGGGTGACCTGGTACAGATCTCGACCAAGCAATGAATTGGAAAATAACAgatatattttgtcaatttcagGTTTGTTTTCTCCCTCACTATTCTCATCTGATTCTATCCATTGTTCAAATCCCAGTTTAAGTACTACTTTCTCCATGAAGGCTTCTTTAATAATTATAAGCGtgataatgatgaaaatgataaTTACTTTACACATGCAGTAGTCTCTCTAGCtatcattttaactttttgcAGTTTCAGTTACTCATAgtcaactgaaaattttaaatggaaacttCCTGACataatttataacttttattttgcaTCTTGTTCTTAGTGTGATGAAATGTCACACCATTCTGCTCCATCCAATCCTGGACATGAATCATTCCTCTATCTAGCATGTACACACTGTACATACTACCTGCTTCTTAGTAGTTGTTTAAGTTATCAAATCACCCATTGAAGTATTGGAATTCTTATGTTCAagtaaactttattttacttaatggtGCAAAAGTGCAAGAGTGGTGATGTTGAAAACAGATATGACAAAGAGAAACCATATAGtttttcctttaagtgaaaaataaaagttttcaacttaatttaatgaaaaaaattatgctaAGGTGGTTAAGATCCACATAAATATGAATCTTCTATCTGtgaaattttgaaggaaaaaattgtTCCAGTTTTGCTGTTGTACCTCAAACTGCAAAAGTTGTGACCACAGTGTGTTTACTTAAGATGGAAAGggcattaaatttgtatatgtaaaagaaaatatcatagtATATATAAAGTTCAGTACTATCTGaaatttcaggcatccactggggtctTGAAAGGTATCACTTATAGATAAGGGGAGACGACTGGATGTTCTTCTGTCATCCTTGTAAGAACTCTTGGGAGGAAATGTACCTTCAGAAATGGTACCAAACTTGATAAGAAATTTGTCCAAAGTTGTACTGATGAGTTTCGGACTTGTGAAAAATCTGGAAGTTCCAGGTGAAGGTTTTTAGGAGGTTGTTGTTTAGGTGAGTCTGAAATTTGAGGGACAAACCAGGACTGGGTATAATGTTTCAGGAGTGTTAGCAATTAATGACGGTAGTTGAGAACAACAGAATAGATGGGATAACAGCATGTGCAAGGAGAGAGAATTCTGAAGTTTCAGGTTTATAAGGACAAACCTCAGATAGACCCCAGTATTTAAGGGGTGAATGGAAGCATATAGTGGGCAGCAAAGGGGGAGGattgatttttgaaaaggaaatggTCAAAAGTCAGTGCTATAGAAAGGTGAAGTTGGAAGAAACTTGGTTTATTGGGTAAGGAAAGTCACTGATTGTACCCTTAGATCATTCTGTTTAGTTTTATGTTTGGAAATTAAGGTACAGAAAATTTAGACAAGAATATAATATCGCATGTAAGAAACCTGGAAATGCTTATATCATGTTGGGAAAGGGGCTAGTAGAGGAGAAGAGATTGGAGAGGACAGTGACTCTGAACTTCCTAAGGAATTCAAACATCTTCCCTAAAGAGATAAGAAAGGCAGGGATCCACATCAAAGTattaagactttttttccttttgctatactgaagattgaatctaggggtgctctaccagtgagccatgTTCccaatcctttatatttttttaaattttgagacaggctatTGCTGTGTTGCTGAAGCTGATCTAAAACTTGCTTtccttctgtctcaacctcccgagttgtTGGGTTTACTAGCACGTGCCACCACCCCTGGCACAGAAGTATTTAAAGTTGGGAAGAGAAAATTCTTTCTGTGGGACTCAGTGAGGTAGGAACTATGTAGGAATTGAGCAAAGAGCAGTCCCTTCTCTCCACTCCCTAATGGAAAACCCCTGTCCATGGCTTACAGTATCCTCCAGAAACTCTTGGAAATATCTGAGATTCAGCATCTTCTCTAGGATTCACTTCTCCCACACATTATCTCATCATTCATCACAGGACTCCAATCCAAAATGTGGAGTTCTGAGGTGTCTTTTCCCTGAGTCAGAGCATGCACCTGTGTTGTGGCCTCCTGTCTTCCAtagctccctgtcttctcagaaTATTGTCTTGGTCTGggttccctttcttcctttattcaacCATTGCAGTGGTGCTTTCTAGTGCCCCTTACTATCTTTAACCTATGGCTTCACTTTGTAATCTACAACTGCCAAGTTCTTACTTCACTTCTCCACAGGGTATACAACTGAGCTTGGTTCCCATTGCTGCCAAATCTGCCCACAGCAGCAGTGCAAACCCAGCTTTCTCTCTCACACGTGTCattgccccttcctctcctgagTTTTGATAAAATTCCTTCTTGCACCTTTTCACCTCCCTAAAGTGAGAGCTCCACAACCCTATTCTCCATCTAACTATCCACCTGTCATGCATCCTTCCATTTGTCCCTCCATCCTAGCATCCTACCTCAGAAATTCTCTGATCTCCACTGACCAATCCTCCTTTTAGATTAGGAGTGTGTATATGATTGAAGGACCCATCCCACCTTCTGTGTTAGAGTCTCTGAAGAACCTACTTTCATCCCTCCCTGATTTGGTTCACTGCAATTCCTACCTCAGCCACCTTGCTCATAGTCCCTCCCAGTAGGTGGCACTGTGTCAAAGGAGGCTAGTCCCAGCAGGCCTTGCGGCATGACTCAGCATCTGTCTGTGACGTGTCACATTGTCGCGGCGCAGAGGTTGGCGTGGTGAGAGGATCAGCTTTGTTCTTCGTGAGGGGGAGACTGTGGgggttgagggaggaggaggccggACTCGGCCAGGACTGGGCAGAGACTGAAGGAGGACTGAGGAGGACGTGTTGGGGAGAGCGCGTTGGTGGCTGCAGCCTACCCGGGAGCGGGCGGAAGTGGCAGCGGCCGGGCTCGGGGGAGCGGTCGCTCTACTAGGCCGCAGCAGCCATGGCAGTGGAATTTGGGGACCATGCCAGTGGCTTCCGACACAACGAGGTGATCCGATTCATTAATAATGAAGTCCTCATGAACGGAGGTGGCCCAGAGTTCTACATGGCCTTTCGCTCTCGTCCCTGGAACGAGGTGGAGGACCGGCTTCGCACTGTTGTGATGGACCCGCAGGTGCCTCGTGCCCTCAAGAGGGCGTGCACCTGGAGCGCCCTGGCCCTGGGCGTGCGAGTGGTGGCGAGGCAGCGGGAGCAGCAGGGGCGTCGGGTCCGTCGGCTGCAGGATCAGGTGGAGGAGCGCGAGGCGGCTTGCTGGGCTTTGGCTTCCGAGTTGCAGCGGTTGCGTGAGGAGCGCGACGATGCTGCCACTCAGCTGCGCTTCACTCAGGCTGCTTTGCTGCAGGCGATGGATGAGCGTGAAGTGCTACGAGGGAGGCTACTTCAGGCTGAGAGGTCAGCATTGGCCGATCCGTTGCCCTCGAAGGTTGTACCTATTATGGGGGCCGAACGGCATGGTGCTGTGGCATGGTCCCTGGAAAGAGAGGAGCAAGCAGAGGTGGTGGCAGCTGGGGCACAGGGCATGTCACATTTGGAGGCCCAAATGCCAGCCCCAGCACCTTTGCTTTACGTGCAAGGACACCCGTGTTCTTGCACCCAGGCAATGCAGCCTCATCTGCAAATGCCTGTGCCACATCAGGTGCCATTGCCAGTGGGATTCCCGTACTCAACACCTCTACAATCCCCTGTAGTAATGCAATCAGAATCAGCAGGAGCAACAGCAACAGCAGTGGCAGCAGTTGCACCTCAGGTGCCTCCTGCAGCAACCTATCCACCTGGCTTGTGGGCTCCAGTGGGGTATCAGGAGGGAATGCCTCCTCCATGTGTCCAGAGTTGTGGATGTGTCCAGAGTAGCCTGAGTTTCCAGGGCCAGGATGAATATCCTGAGAACCTCCCATGCAGAGGCAACCTGGGAGACCTAACAAGCCCCAAGCAAAAAGAATGTCCTGAGTGTCCCCAGGGAGTGACTTGCCTGGGGGAAAGCATTAGCCATAGCCAGAAGGAGGGTCCAGAGAAGCCCCAGGGGAAATACTCCCTGGGGGAGAGCATTAGCTATACTCAGAAAGAGGATCAGGAGAGGCCCCAGGGGACAGACGCCTTGGAGGAGAGCAGCAGCCACAttgagaaagaagataaaatggtGCCCCAGGGGATTGCTCTCCTGGTGGCTAACAGGAGCTATAGGCAGCAGAGAGGTCCAGATAGACCCCAGGCAAACCCCCTGGGGAGCAGTAAGAGTCAGGGTATGAAAAAAAGCCCAAAGAAACAGCAGTCTCAGGGTCAGAAGGCCAAGCAACCACAAGGGAAAAAAGCATTGGAATCCCAGCAGCCAGAGAAGTCTGCCTCATGCTCCAATCAAGTGAATTGGATCTGCTCATGGTGTAAAGCTGTGAATCTTCCATGGCGCCTAGCCTGCTATAAATGCAAGAGAGCC contains these protein-coding regions:
- the LOC124971643 gene encoding putative testis-expressed protein 13C, with the protein product MAVEFGDHASGFRHNEVIRFINNEVLMNGGGPEFYMAFRSRPWNEVEDRLRTVVMDPQVPRALKRACTWSALALGVRVVARQREQQGRRVRRLQDQVEEREAACWALASELQRLREERDDAATQLRFTQAALLQAMDEREVLRGRLLQAERSALADPLPSKVVPIMGAERHGAVAWSLEREEQAEVVAAGAQGMSHLEAQMPAPAPLLYVQGHPCSCTQAMQPHLQMPVPHQVPLPVGFPYSTPLQSPVVMQSESAGATATAVAAVAPQVPPAATYPPGLWAPVGYQEGMPPPCVQSCGCVQSSLSFQGQDEYPENLPCRGNLGDLTSPKQKECPECPQGVTCLGESISHSQKEGPEKPQGKYSLGESISYTQKEDQERPQGTDALEESSSHIEKEDKMVPQGIALLVANRSYRQQRGPDRPQANPLGSSKSQGMKKSPKKQQSQGQKAKQPQGKKALESQQPEKSASCSNQVNWICSWCKAVNLPWRLACYKCKRAYMPIESGSVDPGKTY